Proteins from one Streptomyces sp. 840.1 genomic window:
- a CDS encoding urease subunit beta translates to MTFRQKYLYGKDPIELNAGRRTLKVTVSNTGDRAVQIGSHYHFFEVNSALSFDRQETLGMHLNIAAGTSVRFEPGGSREVELCAYAGTGRLVGFSGLLNGSLSSHPARVEAVRRAIERGFEGAQNTPAAKSTGPAAKPAGKSAGKPAAKASKEKKKGSR, encoded by the coding sequence ATGACGTTCCGGCAGAAGTACCTCTACGGCAAGGACCCCATCGAGCTCAACGCGGGCCGCCGCACGCTGAAGGTCACCGTGAGCAACACCGGCGACCGGGCGGTCCAGATCGGTTCCCACTACCACTTCTTCGAGGTCAACTCGGCGCTGTCGTTCGACCGCCAGGAGACGCTCGGCATGCACCTCAACATCGCCGCCGGCACCTCGGTGCGCTTCGAGCCCGGCGGTTCGCGCGAGGTCGAGCTGTGCGCGTACGCCGGAACCGGCCGGCTGGTCGGCTTCAGCGGACTGCTCAACGGCAGCCTCTCCTCCCACCCCGCACGCGTCGAAGCCGTCCGCCGGGCCATCGAGCGGGGCTTCGAGGGCGCACAGAACACCCCGGCGGCCAAGAGCACCGGGCCCGCAGCCAAGCCGGCCGGCAAGTCCGCCGGCAAGCCCGCAGCCAAGGCCTCCAAGGAAAAGAAGAAGGGTTCGCGCTGA
- the ureG gene encoding urease accessory protein UreG, which produces MDDNVLRVGIGGPVGSGKTALIEALVPVLIERGHRPAVITNDIYTQEDAQHVRRTLAGVLEPERVVGVETGACPHTAVRDDPTMNLAAGAEMLERFPDTDTLLYESGGDNLTLTFSPALVDLFLFVLDTAEGEKMPRKRGPGITECDLLVINKIDIAKYVRTDIGVMESDAHRVRDNRPVVLTDCLTGVGIDDIAVYLESRRKVLI; this is translated from the coding sequence ATGGACGACAACGTACTGCGGGTCGGCATCGGCGGGCCCGTCGGATCCGGCAAGACGGCGCTCATCGAGGCGCTGGTGCCGGTCCTGATCGAGCGCGGCCACCGCCCCGCCGTCATCACCAACGACATCTACACCCAGGAGGACGCCCAGCACGTCCGCCGCACACTGGCCGGCGTCCTGGAACCCGAACGGGTTGTCGGCGTCGAGACGGGCGCCTGCCCGCACACCGCCGTCCGCGACGACCCCACGATGAACCTGGCGGCGGGCGCCGAGATGCTGGAGCGCTTCCCGGACACCGACACGCTGCTCTACGAGTCCGGCGGCGACAACCTCACACTGACCTTCAGCCCGGCGCTCGTGGACCTCTTCCTCTTCGTGCTGGACACCGCCGAGGGCGAGAAGATGCCCCGCAAGCGCGGCCCCGGCATCACCGAATGCGATCTGCTGGTCATCAACAAGATCGATATCGCGAAATACGTCCGCACGGACATCGGCGTGATGGAGTCCGACGCCCACCGGGTGAGGGACAACCGCCCCGTCGTCCTCACCGACTGCCTGACCGGCGTCGGAATCGACGACATCGCGGTCTACCTCGAATCGCGCCGCAAGGTGCTGATCTGA
- a CDS encoding CrcB family protein, translating to MSPRMRLHLHSHPDHHPGVQLSVVAAVAVGGATGAVARYGAERLWPNGPSAFPWTILLVNTVGCFLMGVLMVTMKLRFPDAPRLISPLLGTGVLGGFTSFSHYTDNVRQLFGNHQPGYAVGCLVLTVVAALAAVTAGAFVTHVVFGRSYATERGAS from the coding sequence ATGTCACCCAGGATGAGGCTGCACCTGCACAGCCACCCCGACCATCACCCGGGGGTACAGCTGTCGGTGGTAGCCGCCGTCGCGGTCGGCGGCGCCACCGGAGCCGTCGCCCGGTACGGGGCCGAGCGGCTCTGGCCGAACGGCCCTTCGGCTTTTCCGTGGACGATCCTGCTGGTCAACACGGTGGGCTGCTTTCTCATGGGCGTCCTGATGGTCACCATGAAGCTGCGCTTCCCCGACGCTCCCCGGCTGATCAGCCCACTGCTCGGCACCGGAGTGCTCGGCGGATTCACCTCCTTCTCGCACTACACGGACAACGTCCGGCAGCTGTTCGGGAACCACCAGCCGGGGTACGCGGTCGGCTGTCTGGTGCTGACCGTGGTGGCCGCGCTGGCCGCCGTGACGGCAGGCGCGTTCGTCACCCACGTCGTCTTCGGGCGCTCCTACGCCACAGAGCGCGGCGCCTCATGA
- a CDS encoding ammonium transporter yields the protein MNTAPAPMPPAYDSGDTAWLLASTAMVLLMTPGLAFFYGGMVRTKHVLVMIKMSFAALAFGTLVWWVIGYTLAFGPDVGGAGIIGNLDHVFMHDIGLTTLTGSIPTYVYSTFQMGFAIITVALISGSIADRATMRGWLVFVVLWLLIVYIPIAHWVFDSDGWIVRHLGALDFAGGLPVELNSGVAGLAVALVLRAPRDFARREERPNNIPLVVIGVGLLWFGWFGFNSGSALSDQGTAAAAFINTQLGAAGAMVTWPLVEKWRTGRVTTMGVVSSAVAGMVAITPACGEINTLGAVITGLVVGAVCAFAITLKFRFNVDDTLDVVGVHGVGGLIGLIMVGLFATARISGKKGLFYGGGWGLLGKQLVAIVAVIAFSFILTWIIAKAVDLTVGFRAKEEYGTVPGEEQERAYDFQTAERLGALVSSKPLSSDDELVKQIKTLLRAREQGK from the coding sequence ATGAACACCGCTCCCGCGCCGATGCCACCCGCGTACGACTCCGGTGACACCGCCTGGCTGCTCGCCTCCACCGCCATGGTGCTGCTGATGACGCCCGGTCTCGCGTTCTTCTACGGCGGCATGGTGCGCACCAAGCACGTGCTGGTGATGATCAAGATGAGTTTCGCCGCGCTCGCGTTCGGCACGCTCGTGTGGTGGGTTATCGGATACACGCTGGCGTTCGGCCCCGACGTGGGCGGCGCCGGCATCATCGGGAACCTCGACCACGTGTTCATGCACGACATCGGCCTGACCACGCTGACCGGTTCGATCCCCACCTACGTCTACAGCACCTTCCAGATGGGCTTCGCGATCATCACGGTGGCGTTGATCAGCGGTTCGATCGCGGACCGCGCCACGATGCGCGGCTGGCTCGTCTTCGTCGTGCTGTGGCTGCTCATCGTCTACATCCCCATCGCGCACTGGGTGTTCGACTCGGACGGCTGGATCGTCAGGCACCTCGGCGCCCTCGACTTCGCCGGCGGCCTGCCGGTGGAGCTGAACTCCGGTGTGGCGGGCCTGGCCGTCGCTCTCGTGCTGCGCGCACCGCGCGACTTCGCCCGCCGCGAGGAGCGCCCCAACAACATTCCGCTTGTGGTCATCGGGGTCGGGCTGCTGTGGTTCGGCTGGTTCGGCTTCAACTCCGGCTCGGCACTGAGCGACCAGGGCACCGCCGCCGCGGCCTTCATCAACACCCAGCTCGGGGCCGCGGGGGCGATGGTCACATGGCCGCTGGTGGAGAAGTGGCGCACCGGCAGGGTCACCACGATGGGCGTCGTCTCGTCCGCCGTCGCGGGCATGGTCGCCATCACACCGGCCTGCGGTGAGATCAACACCCTGGGCGCGGTCATCACCGGCCTCGTCGTCGGCGCGGTCTGCGCGTTCGCGATCACCCTGAAGTTCCGTTTCAACGTGGACGACACGCTCGATGTGGTGGGAGTGCACGGTGTCGGCGGACTGATCGGCCTGATCATGGTCGGCCTGTTCGCCACCGCACGCATCAGCGGCAAGAAGGGCCTCTTCTACGGGGGCGGCTGGGGGCTGCTGGGCAAGCAGCTCGTCGCGATCGTCGCCGTGATCGCCTTCTCGTTCATCCTGACCTGGATCATCGCCAAGGCCGTGGACCTGACCGTCGGGTTCCGTGCCAAGGAGGAGTACGGCACGGTGCCCGGCGAGGAGCAGGAGCGGGCGTACGACTTCCAGACCGCCGAGCGCCTCGGCGCGCTGGTCTCCAGCAAGCCGTTGAGCAGCGACGACGAGCTCGTCAAGCAGATCAAGACCCTGCTGCGGGCCCGCGAGCAGGGGAAGTAG
- a CDS encoding urea transporter — MPLAEPEVVRRLESRQPSAYVLASLRGFGQVDLQPGLLTGVAILVALWVSGWQNGLFATLGTLIATATAYALAVERSGIASGLQGYAGCLTGIALVSSLGNHPATYVLTVFGAVMCTLLMAALGTLLKPYGLTPLTAPFCLVSGVMVVGAPSFSRVWHGDPASVASTTTGETGWTWTSLWHAFFNNISQVFLIDSWYVGLIMLVGLALAGLRVVLYAAAGSVLGIVAAWLLGAPTALIANGIYGYNAVLVAIALGAVFMANTPWNAAYALFGAAVSTGLTASLTSVFKTFGGHTFTWPFILTTWVVLAAVPLLPRLRRSG; from the coding sequence TTGCCCCTCGCCGAGCCGGAAGTCGTGCGGCGGCTGGAGAGCCGTCAGCCGTCCGCCTACGTCCTCGCCTCGCTGCGGGGGTTCGGGCAGGTCGATCTGCAGCCCGGTCTGCTGACCGGGGTGGCGATCCTCGTCGCGCTGTGGGTGTCCGGCTGGCAGAACGGCCTCTTCGCCACACTCGGCACGCTGATCGCCACCGCGACCGCCTACGCCCTCGCCGTCGAGCGGTCGGGGATCGCGTCGGGACTCCAGGGCTACGCGGGCTGCCTCACGGGCATCGCCCTCGTCTCCTCGCTGGGCAACCACCCCGCCACGTATGTGCTGACCGTCTTCGGCGCCGTCATGTGCACCCTCCTGATGGCCGCCCTGGGCACCCTCCTCAAGCCCTACGGGCTCACCCCGCTCACCGCGCCCTTCTGCCTGGTCTCCGGGGTGATGGTGGTGGGCGCCCCCTCGTTCTCCCGGGTCTGGCACGGCGACCCCGCCTCCGTGGCCAGCACCACCACCGGCGAGACCGGGTGGACCTGGACATCCCTGTGGCACGCGTTCTTCAACAACATCTCGCAGGTCTTCCTGATCGACAGCTGGTACGTCGGGCTGATCATGCTCGTCGGCCTCGCCCTGGCCGGCCTGCGCGTCGTGCTCTACGCGGCGGCCGGCAGCGTGCTCGGCATCGTCGCCGCGTGGTTGCTGGGCGCGCCGACGGCCCTGATCGCGAACGGCATCTACGGATACAACGCGGTGCTCGTGGCCATCGCCCTCGGTGCGGTCTTCATGGCGAACACGCCCTGGAACGCCGCGTACGCGCTGTTCGGCGCGGCCGTCAGCACCGGGCTCACGGCGTCGCTGACGTCCGTCTTCAAGACCTTCGGCGGCCACACCTTCACCTGGCCGTTCATTCTCACGACCTGGGTGGTGCTGGCCGCCGTGCCGCTGCTGCCCCGGCTCCGCCGGAGCGGCTGA
- a CDS encoding urease subunit gamma, whose translation MNLAPREIDKLLVYVVADLARKRQGRGLKLNYSESVALITEAILEAARDGRSVADCMELGRHVVGEPDTMPGVREMLGLLQVEASFVDGTKLVSCHDPIGG comes from the coding sequence ATGAACCTCGCCCCTCGCGAGATCGACAAGCTGCTGGTGTACGTGGTGGCCGACCTGGCCCGCAAACGCCAGGGGCGCGGCCTCAAGCTCAACTACAGCGAGTCGGTCGCGCTGATCACCGAGGCGATCCTCGAAGCCGCGCGCGACGGAAGGAGCGTCGCGGACTGCATGGAGCTGGGCCGCCATGTCGTGGGCGAGCCGGACACCATGCCCGGCGTACGGGAGATGCTCGGCCTGCTCCAGGTCGAGGCGTCCTTCGTGGACGGGACGAAGCTGGTGTCCTGCCACGACCCGATCGGGGGCTGA
- a CDS encoding SDR family NAD(P)-dependent oxidoreductase has translation MTVTEDGPELVPGTEDLAPGTEEFGPGIDPQRLAVCLSVLDELDTIDVDHPDAIAVRRATAGVYRTVKQRRRQERRAAKTAHDKAVTEATATGSADRIDDETQGVLPSSSAAAEIAGVLQRPRSCYICKTRYVEVDAFYHQLCQSCARENRARRDARTDLTGRRALLTGGRAKIGMYIALRLLRDGAHTTITTRFPNDAIRRFKAMEDSDEWIHRLKIVGIDLRDPAQVVALAESVAAEGPLDILINNAAQTVRRSPQAYSELLGAESAPLPAGELPAAEVIGTFGSGTVDRVAALPAARKEGLSAQDVTDLALVTGSASLERIAAGTAIDAGGLVPDLHHSNSWIQTVDEVEPIELLEVQLCNSTAPFILISRLRPAMAATASAHSYVVNVSAMEGVFGRGYKGAGHPHTNMAKAALNMLTRTSAQEMFEKDGILMTAVDTGWITDERPHPDKMRLAEEGFHAPLDLVDGAARVYDPIVRGEGGEPLYGCFLKDYAPANW, from the coding sequence ATGACGGTGACAGAGGACGGCCCCGAGCTCGTGCCCGGGACCGAGGATCTCGCGCCCGGTACCGAGGAGTTCGGTCCCGGGATCGACCCGCAGCGGCTGGCCGTCTGCCTGAGCGTGCTCGACGAGCTGGACACCATCGACGTCGACCACCCGGACGCCATCGCGGTGCGCCGCGCCACCGCCGGCGTCTACCGGACCGTGAAGCAGCGCCGCCGCCAGGAGCGCCGGGCCGCGAAGACCGCGCACGACAAGGCAGTCACCGAGGCCACCGCGACCGGCTCGGCCGACCGCATCGACGACGAGACGCAGGGAGTCCTGCCGTCCTCCTCCGCCGCCGCCGAGATCGCGGGCGTCCTCCAGCGCCCCAGGTCCTGCTACATCTGCAAGACGCGGTACGTCGAGGTGGACGCCTTCTACCACCAGCTCTGCCAGTCGTGCGCCCGGGAGAACCGCGCCCGCCGTGACGCGCGCACCGACCTGACCGGACGCCGGGCGCTGCTCACCGGGGGCCGCGCCAAGATCGGCATGTACATCGCGCTGCGGCTGCTGCGTGACGGTGCGCACACCACCATCACCACCCGCTTCCCCAACGACGCCATCCGCCGCTTCAAGGCGATGGAGGACAGCGACGAGTGGATCCACCGGCTGAAGATCGTCGGTATCGATCTCCGCGACCCCGCCCAGGTCGTCGCGCTCGCCGAATCCGTCGCCGCCGAGGGCCCGCTGGACATCCTGATCAACAACGCCGCCCAGACGGTGCGCCGCTCACCGCAGGCCTACAGCGAGCTGCTCGGTGCCGAGTCCGCCCCGCTGCCCGCGGGCGAACTCCCCGCCGCCGAGGTGATCGGCACGTTCGGCAGCGGCACCGTCGACCGCGTCGCCGCGCTGCCCGCCGCCCGCAAGGAGGGGTTGAGCGCGCAGGACGTCACCGACCTCGCGCTGGTCACCGGATCCGCCTCGCTCGAACGCATCGCCGCCGGCACCGCGATCGACGCGGGCGGGCTCGTCCCGGACCTGCACCACAGCAACAGCTGGATCCAGACAGTCGACGAGGTCGAGCCGATCGAGCTGCTGGAGGTCCAGCTCTGCAACTCGACCGCACCGTTCATCCTGATCAGCCGGCTCCGCCCGGCCATGGCCGCGACGGCGTCGGCCCACTCCTACGTGGTCAACGTCTCCGCGATGGAGGGCGTGTTCGGCCGCGGTTACAAGGGGGCGGGACACCCGCACACCAACATGGCCAAGGCCGCGCTGAACATGCTCACCCGTACCAGCGCCCAGGAGATGTTCGAGAAGGACGGCATCCTGATGACCGCCGTCGACACCGGCTGGATCACCGACGAGCGGCCGCACCCCGACAAGATGCGGCTGGCCGAGGAGGGCTTCCACGCCCCGCTCGACCTGGTCGACGGCGCCGCCCGCGTCTACGACCCGATCGTGCGCGGCGAAGGCGGTGAGCCGCTGTACGGCTGCTTCCTCAAGGACTACGCCCCGGCGAACTGGTAG
- a CDS encoding urease accessory protein UreD, translating to MTLAPHRPPADRLTEEYYAAVRVPPDVAALASVPDTLAPGSPAKVGILDLAFAVRGGRTELVERYQKTPLQIMRPLWIDPALPGMSYVYLMATGGGYAQADRYRTDFRCGPDTQVHLTTQAATKIFRMEHDYASQRVHLTAEAGSYVEYLPDPLIPFRDARFYQRTEVTVASGATVVLGDTLTAGRLARGERHAYRVLATDLRVSRPDGTLLALDTLRLAPGQDGAGVLGPGVFAGHDHVASLFVVTDRAPAAEVADALHGALAPLGVLYGVSVLPRDCGAWVRLLDDSPIRVAAAQQALWQSVRRLLTGHPAPDLRKP from the coding sequence ATGACGCTCGCCCCGCACCGGCCACCGGCCGACCGGCTCACCGAGGAGTACTACGCCGCGGTCCGGGTCCCCCCGGACGTCGCGGCCCTGGCCTCGGTGCCCGACACGCTCGCGCCCGGGTCCCCGGCCAAGGTCGGCATCCTCGACCTGGCCTTCGCGGTACGGGGCGGGCGCACCGAACTCGTCGAGCGCTACCAGAAGACACCGCTGCAGATCATGCGGCCGCTGTGGATCGACCCCGCCCTGCCCGGCATGAGCTACGTCTACCTGATGGCGACCGGCGGCGGCTACGCCCAGGCGGACCGCTACCGCACGGACTTCCGCTGCGGCCCGGACACCCAGGTCCACCTGACCACCCAGGCCGCCACCAAGATCTTCCGGATGGAGCACGACTACGCGAGCCAGCGGGTGCACCTGACGGCGGAGGCCGGGAGCTACGTCGAGTACCTGCCGGACCCGCTGATCCCGTTCCGGGACGCGCGCTTCTACCAGCGCACCGAGGTCACGGTCGCGAGTGGCGCCACCGTGGTGCTGGGGGACACCCTCACCGCCGGACGGCTCGCCCGGGGTGAACGCCACGCCTACCGGGTGCTCGCCACCGACCTGCGGGTCAGCCGGCCGGACGGCACCCTGCTCGCCCTGGACACCCTGCGCCTGGCCCCCGGGCAGGACGGCGCGGGAGTCCTCGGCCCCGGGGTGTTCGCCGGCCACGACCACGTCGCCTCGCTCTTCGTCGTCACCGACCGGGCCCCCGCCGCCGAGGTCGCGGACGCCCTGCACGGGGCGCTGGCCCCGCTCGGCGTCCTGTACGGGGTGAGCGTCCTGCCCCGCGACTGCGGCGCCTGGGTGCGGTTGCTGGACGACAGCCCGATCCGGGTCGCCGCGGCCCAACAGGCCCTCTGGCAGTCCGTGCGCCGGCTGCTCACCGGTCATCCGGCCCCCGACCTGCGCAAGCCGTAG
- a CDS encoding urease accessory protein UreF, whose amino-acid sequence MYRNEGDTAAEPPPAMTEAVTGLGPLLVSLQLTDSAFPSGFYTLSHSLEGFAQAGAVGPATVPALLRDLLLHGVGPADATALALAHRATAAGDPAAVVRIDEHLFATKLGREMRQAATRTGRQLLDLGREVFDRPEISDYLGRVARREAPGTQAVAAGVIYAATGVPVRHAVAADLFAFCVSFAGAALRLRLTDHRSAQTLLRGAAPVIEAAVEAALRRELDDVGATVFASDIMSGRHERAEARLFAS is encoded by the coding sequence ATGTACCGCAACGAGGGCGACACCGCGGCCGAACCCCCGCCGGCCATGACCGAGGCGGTCACCGGTCTCGGGCCCCTGCTGGTCAGCCTCCAGCTGACCGACTCCGCGTTCCCGAGCGGCTTCTACACGCTGTCGCACAGTCTGGAGGGCTTCGCCCAGGCCGGGGCCGTCGGCCCCGCCACCGTGCCGGCGCTCCTGCGCGACCTGCTGCTGCACGGCGTCGGCCCCGCGGACGCCACGGCGCTCGCCCTCGCCCACCGCGCCACCGCGGCGGGCGACCCGGCGGCCGTCGTCCGGATCGACGAGCACCTCTTCGCGACCAAGCTGGGCCGCGAGATGCGCCAGGCCGCCACCCGGACCGGACGCCAGCTGCTCGACCTGGGCCGGGAGGTCTTCGACCGTCCGGAGATCTCCGACTACCTCGGCCGGGTAGCGCGCCGGGAGGCCCCCGGCACCCAGGCGGTCGCGGCGGGCGTCATCTACGCCGCGACGGGGGTCCCGGTCCGGCACGCGGTCGCCGCCGACCTGTTCGCCTTCTGCGTCAGCTTCGCGGGCGCGGCCCTGCGGCTGCGGCTGACCGACCACCGCTCGGCGCAGACCCTCCTGCGCGGGGCGGCGCCCGTCATCGAAGCGGCCGTCGAGGCGGCGCTGCGGCGCGAACTCGACGACGTCGGCGCCACCGTCTTCGCCTCGGACATCATGTCGGGCCGTCATGAACGCGCCGAGGCCCGGCTCTTCGCCAGCTGA
- a CDS encoding sirohydrochlorin chelatase — MAERCAVIAVCGREAAYGRALEGLLDPGVHVVPSGRELFRSVSAHLRRGEETAVVPMTLGRDPELVADTARTLCAVPRSEQAATVLTEPFGTAQHLVGWLRAAAGRVPGTSALLVTAPAGDPFEDAELYRIAALVRRYGRHALVEVAFTGGDPDPAAGVRRCGLLGAERVTLLPAGFAAPELPGPAGGAGPPVDLAGPLVSASALRRVLAERVADARRRRSEHGDDGIAAGLTAAENHGHSHTHPPGEGHGHGHGSGHHHGHGPGHSHTHQQLSADGAGQVIGSIA; from the coding sequence GTGGCCGAGCGGTGCGCCGTCATCGCCGTGTGCGGCCGCGAAGCGGCGTACGGTCGCGCGCTGGAAGGTCTCCTCGACCCCGGGGTACACGTCGTTCCGAGCGGGCGTGAGCTGTTTCGGAGCGTCTCGGCTCACCTGCGCCGGGGCGAGGAGACCGCGGTCGTCCCGATGACGCTGGGCCGGGACCCGGAACTCGTCGCGGACACCGCCCGGACCCTGTGCGCCGTTCCCCGCAGCGAGCAGGCGGCGACCGTGCTGACCGAGCCGTTCGGCACCGCCCAGCACCTCGTGGGCTGGCTGCGCGCCGCCGCCGGCCGGGTGCCCGGGACGTCCGCCCTGCTGGTCACGGCCCCGGCCGGTGACCCGTTCGAGGACGCCGAGCTGTACCGGATCGCCGCGCTCGTACGCCGCTACGGGCGCCATGCCCTGGTCGAGGTGGCGTTCACCGGCGGGGACCCGGACCCGGCGGCGGGTGTCCGGCGCTGCGGGCTGCTCGGCGCGGAGCGCGTGACGCTGCTGCCGGCCGGGTTCGCGGCGCCCGAGCTGCCGGGGCCGGCCGGCGGGGCAGGCCCGCCCGTGGACCTGGCCGGCCCCCTCGTCTCCGCGTCCGCGCTGCGAAGGGTGCTGGCCGAACGGGTGGCCGACGCCCGGCGGCGCCGGAGCGAGCACGGCGACGACGGCATCGCGGCCGGGCTGACCGCTGCCGAGAACCACGGCCACTCCCACACCCACCCACCGGGCGAGGGACACGGCCACGGACACGGTTCCGGTCACCACCACGGCCACGGTCCGGGCCATTCGCACACGCATCAGCAGCTGTCCGCCGATGGAGCGGGCCAAGTCATCGGGAGCATCGCATGA
- a CDS encoding CrcB family protein, translating to MTDWLLVIAGGLVGAPLRYYLGVDAKFRLHSVFPWGTFAANAGAALFLGFVAEAVAGGELGARLNLLLATGFCGALSTWSTFSYELLTLNSARRLTLAAGYLLLTVGAGVGLSFAGAAVARAAF from the coding sequence ATGACCGACTGGCTGCTCGTCATCGCGGGCGGACTCGTGGGCGCGCCGCTGCGCTACTACCTGGGGGTCGACGCGAAGTTCCGCCTGCACAGCGTCTTTCCCTGGGGCACCTTCGCCGCCAACGCGGGCGCGGCCCTGTTCCTCGGCTTCGTCGCCGAGGCGGTGGCGGGCGGAGAGCTGGGTGCCCGGCTCAATCTGCTGCTCGCCACCGGGTTCTGCGGGGCCCTGTCGACCTGGTCGACGTTCTCCTACGAACTGCTGACCCTGAACTCCGCCCGTCGGCTGACCCTGGCGGCGGGCTATCTGCTGCTCACCGTGGGCGCGGGGGTCGGTCTCTCGTTCGCGGGGGCGGCCGTGGCCCGCGCGGCCTTCTGA
- the ureC gene encoding urease subunit alpha yields MPILPRKQYTDMFGPTVGDRFHLADTNLVVEVEKDYSEGQYGDEVVYGGGKTMRDGMASDPQATCAQGALDTVITNVVVIDPMVGVVKCDIGIKDGFIVGIGKSGNPQTQNNVDPDLVIGPGTEAIAGEHLIATAGAIDTHVHLIAPQQAEQALTNGITTLIAGGTGPTDGSNGTTCTPGPYNIAKILQAAEGWPVNLGIMGKGNGSLPEALNEQIVAGACGLKVHEDWGATPAVIDNALNVADAHDVQVSIHTDSLNESGFFEDTRSAIDGRTIHTFHSEGAGGGHAPDIMRVAGEPNVLPSSTNPTLPYTKNSVDELLDMVMVCHHLSHDIPEDVSFADSRVRAETIAAESVLHDLGVISMFSSDSQAMGRIGESVTRAFQTAHHCKDKLGRLEGDPARNDNQRVLRYLAKVTINPAIASGIAEHVGSIEKGKLADIVLWPIHSFAAKPKIVIKGGIISWAQMGDPNASLPTPQPVIYRPMFGQYGKALQATHVTFMSQAGIAAGVPAELGLERTVLPVRRTRTIGKHNMVRNDALPDIQVDPETFKVTLNGKVATIDPAETLPLNHLYFLV; encoded by the coding sequence ATGCCCATCCTGCCCCGCAAGCAGTACACCGACATGTTCGGCCCGACGGTCGGCGACCGCTTCCACCTCGCCGACACCAACCTCGTCGTCGAGGTCGAGAAGGACTACAGCGAGGGCCAGTACGGCGACGAGGTCGTCTACGGCGGCGGCAAGACCATGCGGGACGGCATGGCGTCCGACCCGCAGGCCACCTGCGCACAGGGCGCACTCGACACCGTCATCACCAACGTCGTGGTCATCGACCCGATGGTCGGCGTCGTCAAGTGCGACATCGGCATCAAGGACGGATTCATCGTCGGCATCGGCAAGTCCGGCAATCCGCAGACCCAGAACAACGTCGACCCGGACCTGGTCATCGGCCCCGGCACCGAGGCCATCGCGGGGGAGCACCTCATCGCCACCGCGGGCGCCATCGACACCCACGTCCACCTGATCGCCCCGCAACAGGCCGAGCAGGCGCTCACCAACGGCATCACCACGCTCATCGCCGGCGGCACCGGACCCACCGACGGCTCCAACGGCACCACCTGCACCCCGGGCCCGTACAACATCGCCAAGATCCTCCAGGCCGCCGAGGGCTGGCCGGTCAACCTGGGCATCATGGGCAAGGGCAACGGCAGCCTGCCGGAAGCGCTCAACGAGCAGATCGTCGCGGGCGCCTGCGGGCTCAAGGTGCACGAGGACTGGGGCGCGACCCCGGCCGTCATCGACAACGCCCTCAACGTCGCCGACGCGCACGACGTCCAGGTATCCATCCACACCGACAGCCTGAACGAGAGCGGGTTCTTCGAGGACACCCGCTCCGCGATCGACGGCCGCACCATCCACACCTTCCACAGCGAGGGCGCGGGCGGCGGCCACGCCCCCGACATCATGCGGGTCGCCGGCGAGCCGAACGTCCTGCCGTCCTCCACCAACCCGACCCTGCCCTACACCAAGAACTCGGTGGACGAGCTGCTGGACATGGTGATGGTCTGCCACCACCTCAGCCACGACATCCCCGAGGACGTGTCCTTCGCGGACAGCCGGGTCAGGGCCGAGACGATCGCCGCCGAGTCCGTACTGCACGACCTCGGTGTGATCAGCATGTTCTCCTCCGACTCGCAGGCCATGGGCCGGATCGGGGAGTCCGTCACCCGGGCCTTCCAGACCGCCCACCACTGCAAGGACAAGCTCGGCAGGCTGGAGGGCGACCCGGCGCGCAACGACAACCAGCGGGTGCTGCGCTACCTCGCCAAGGTCACCATCAACCCGGCCATCGCCTCCGGCATCGCCGAGCACGTGGGGTCGATCGAGAAGGGCAAGCTGGCCGACATCGTGCTGTGGCCCATCCACTCCTTCGCGGCCAAGCCGAAGATCGTGATCAAGGGCGGCATCATCTCCTGGGCGCAGATGGGCGACCCCAACGCCTCGCTGCCGACCCCGCAGCCGGTCATCTACCGCCCGATGTTCGGGCAGTACGGCAAGGCGCTCCAGGCCACCCACGTCACCTTCATGTCCCAGGCGGGCATCGCCGCCGGGGTCCCCGCCGAACTCGGCCTGGAGCGCACGGTCCTGCCCGTCCGGCGCACCCGCACCATCGGCAAGCACAACATGGTCCGCAACGACGCGCTGCCGGACATCCAGGTCGACCCGGAGACGTTCAAGGTCACGCTCAACGGCAAGGTCGCCACCATCGACCCGGCCGAAACGCTGCCCCTCAACCACCTGTACTTCCTGGTCTAG